The proteins below are encoded in one region of Coffea arabica cultivar ET-39 chromosome 4c, Coffea Arabica ET-39 HiFi, whole genome shotgun sequence:
- the LOC113739344 gene encoding pectate lyase-like, whose product MEFKKSSLILAFALIALVYTIEAHIAEFDEVWQKRAEEAKKAARQAYHPNPENVTSHFNEEVHRSIDGHNSRRRDLHKYNGPCTATNPIDQCWRCQKNWRKNRMKLADCALGFGRHATGGKGGRIYKVTDPSDNDLVNPKPGTLRHALIQPEPLWVIFTKNMVIRLSQELIMTSNKTIDGRGVQVHIAYGAGFTLQFVHNIIIHNLHIHDIKSGNGGMIRDSVNHYGIRSRSDGDGISIYGSTNIWIDHISMSNCNDGLIDAVQASTAITISNGHFTHHNEAMLFGASDSYSDDSIMQITLAFNHFGQGIEQRMPRARWGFVHVVNNDYTHWLMYAIGGSQHPTILSQGNRFIAPENPYAKEVTKRDYAPESVWKDWVWKSQGDLMMNGAFFVQSGDPNHNFGSNADLIGPKPGEFANRLTRFAGALNCIAKRPC is encoded by the exons ATGGAGTTCAAGAAAAGTAGCTTAATTTTAGCATTTGCTTTGATTGCTCTAGTTTATACCATTGAGGCACACATTGCCGAGTTTGATGAGGTCTGGCAGAAGCGCGCAGAAGAAGCAAAGAAGGCTGCTCGCCAAGCTTACCATCCTAACCCCGAAAATGTCACTTCTCATTTTAATGAGGAAGTCCACAG GTCCATTGATGGCCACAACAGCAGAAGAAGGGACTTGCACAAGTATAATGGTCCATGCACAGCCACAAACCCTATTGATCAATGTTGGAGATGCCAGAAAAATTGGCGTAAAAATCGTATGAAGCTAGCTGATTGTGCTCTTGGCTTCGGCCGCCATGCAACTGGAGGCAAAGGTGGCAGGATTTATAAGGTCACTGATCCTTCTGATAATGACCTAGTCAATCCCAAGCCCGGAACTTTGAGACATGCCCTTATCCAGCCTGAGCCCCTTTGGGTCATATTCACCAAGAATATGGTGATCAGGCTTAGCCAAGAGCTTATCATGACCAGCAACAAGACGATCGATGGCCGCGGCGTACAAGTCCATATTGCATACGGTGCTGGATTCACCCTGCAATTCGTGCATAACATTATCATCCACAATCTTCACATTCATGACATTAAGTCTGGCAATGGTGGCATGATTAGAGACTCCGTCAATCATTATGGCATTCGTTCAAGAAGTGATGGAGATGGCATTTCAATCTACGGTTCCACCAACATTTGGATTGATCACATCTCAATGTCTAATTGCAATGATGGACTCATTGATGCTGTTCAGGCTTCCACAGCTATAaccatctccaatggccatttCACTCATCACAATGAG GCAATGCTCTTTGGTGCAAGTGATAGCTACTCAGATGATTCCATAATGCAGATAACTCTTGCATTCAACCACTTTGGTCAAGGAATAGAACAAAGAATGCCAAGGGCTAGATGGGGTTTCGTGCATGTAGTGAACAATGATTACACACATTGGCTAATGTATGCCATTGGAGGAAGTCAACACCCCACCATACTTAGCCAAGGCAATCGCTTCATTGCTCCTGAAAATCCATATGCTAAAGAG GTGACCAAGAGGGACTATGCACCAGAAAGTGTGTGGAAAGATTGGGTATGGAAATCGCAGGGAGATCTTATGATGAATGGAGCATTCTTTGTTCAATCAGGAGATCCCAATCACAATTTTGGTTCCAATGCAGATTTGATCGGTCCAAAGCCTGGGGAATTTGCAAATAGGCTCACACGTTTTGCAGGAGCTCTAAATTGTATTGCCAAAAGGCCATGTTAA
- the LOC113740358 gene encoding protein QUIRKY, with the protein MTNSTAQPDQHQPPQPEQPPRPPQVIRKLIVEVVEARDLLPKDGQGSSSPYVVVDFDGQKKRTSTVQKNLNPSWNETLEFVVSDPSTMEYEELEIEVYNDKKLSSGNARKNHFLGRVKIYGSQFSKRGEEGIIHFALEKKSVFSWIRGELGLKIYYYDELEAPPEPPPQEEPPPPAPAQTAEEDKKPPGVAVIEELPPMRILEVPLPTEIAMEVKDQSPPVVTIEESPPQPPPANAAPPEHVRYVEVHVPPVMECPPEVRRMQAAAVGRCSERVKVVRRPANGDYSPRVIPGTGDASERIPAYDLVEPMQYLFIRIVKARNLAPTESPYLNIQTSSHSVKSRPGSTRPGEPPSNPEWNQVFALCHNRAEHSRSTLQISVWESSSERFLGGVCFDLSDVPVRDPPDSPLAPQWYHLDGSGPGGGGDGRDSVPGDIQLSVWIGTQADDAFPEAWSSDAPPNHVAHTRSKVYQSPKLWYLRITVIQAQDLHITPNLPPLTVPEIRIKAQLGLQSVRTRRGSMSHHAPAFHWNEDLIFVAGEPLEDNLIILVEDRTGRDPEILGYVRIPLVSVEQRFDERHVAAKWLALEGGPNGAYRGRVQLRMCLEGGYHVLDEAAHVCSDFRPTAKQLWKPAIGILELGILGARGLLPMKSKGGGKGSTDAYCVAKYGKKWVRTRTVTDNFDPRWNEQYTWQVYDPCTVLTIGVFDNWRMFADAGEEKPDYHIGKVRIRISTLEGNKVYTNSYPLMVLLRTGLKKMGEIEVAVRFACPSMFPDTCAAYGQPLLPRMHYLRPLAIAQQEALRAAATKLVADWLGRSEPPLGPEVVRYMLDADSHTWSIRKSKANWFRIVAVLAWAVGLAKWLDDIKRWKNPVTTILVHILYLVLVWYPDLIVPTGFLYVFLIGVWYYRFRPKIPAGMDIRLSQAESVDPDELDEEFDTIPSSRPAEIIRMRYDRLRLLAARVQTVLGDFATQGERVQALVSWRDPRATKIFIGVCLTIAAVLYMVPPKMVAVALGFYFLRHPMFRDPMPPVSLNFFRRLPSLSDRLL; encoded by the coding sequence ATGACAAACTCCACGGCCCAACCGGACCAGCACCAGCCTCCGCAACCAGAACAGCCACCAAGACCCCCACAAGTTATCCGGAAACTTATCGTGGAAGTTGTGGAGGCCCGCGACCTCCTCCCGAAAGATGGCCAGGGCAGTTCAAGCCCATATGTCGTCGTGGATTTTGACggccaaaagaaaagaacttcCACTGTCCAGAAGAACCTCAACCCTTCTTGGAACGAGACCCTCGAGTTCGTCGTCTCTGATCCTTCCACCATGGAATACGAAGAGCTCGAGATTGAGGTTTACAACGACAAGAAGCTCAGCAGCGGGAATGCAAGAAAAAACCATTTCCTCGGCCGAGTTAAAATTTACGGCAGTCAGTTTTCTAAGAGAGGTGAAGAAGGGATAATTCATTTTGCACTTGAGAAAAAAAGTGTGTTCAGTTGGATTAGAGGTGAGTTGGGGCTGAAGATTTATTACTATGATGAGCTAGAGGCCCCGCCTGAGCCACCACCTCAGGAGGAACCCCCACCGCCGGCCCCGGCGCAGACGGCGGAGGAAGACAAGAAACCGCCGGGTGTCGCTGTGATCGAGGAATTGCCCCCGATGAGGATTTTGGAGGTTCCGCTACCGACGGAGATTGCTATGGAGGTGAAAGATCAGTCCCCGCCGGTTGTTACGATTGAGGAGTCTCCTCCACAGCCACCGCCGGCCAATGCGGCTCCGCCGGAGCATGTTAGGTATGTGGAGGTGCACGTTCCGCCGGTGATGGAGTGCCCGCCGGAGGTGAGGAGGATGCAGGCCGCGGCAGTCGGGAGATGTAGCGAGAGAGTTAAGGTCGTGAGGCGACCAGCGAACGGAGATTACTCGCCGAGAGTCATTCCCGGGACCGGCGATGCATCGGAAAGGATTCCAGCATACGATCTTGTGGAGCCGATGCAGTATTTGTTCATTCGGATCGTGAAGGCCCGCAATCTGGCTCCGACTGAGAGCCCGTATTTAAATATCCAGACCTCCAGTCACTCCGTCAAGTCTAGACCCGGGTCAACCCGACCCGGAGAGCCTCCATCCAACCCGGAATGGAACCAAGTGTTTGCTCTATGCCACAATAGAGCGGAGCATTCCCGTTCAACCCTCCAAATCTCGGTCTGGGAATCCTCGTCGGAAAGGTTCCTCGGTGGCGTTTGCTTCGACCTTTCCGACGTGCCTGTGCGTGACCCACCGGATAGCCCGCTCGCTCCCCAGTGGTACCACCTTGATGGCAGCGGCCCCGGCGGAGGAGGTGATGGCCGGGACAGTGTCCCCGGCGACATTCAGCTATCGGTTTGGATAGGAACTCAGGCCGACGATGCTTTCCCGGAAGCTTGGAGCTCCGACGCCCCTCCAAACCACGTGGCTCATACGCGCTCAAAAGTATACCAATCTCCTAAGCTATGGTACTTGAGAATTACAGTGATTCAAGCTCAAGACCTCCACATTACTCCGAATTTGCCCCCGCTAACCGTCCCGGAAATTCGGATCAAAGCACAACTCGGGCTTCAGTCGGTTCGGACGCGGAGAGGGTCCATGAGCCACCATGCTCCCGCGTTTCACTGGAACGAGGACTTGATCTTTGTAGCCGGAGAGCCACTGGAAGACAACCTGATAATATTGGTAGAAGACCGGACGGGTAGAGATCCGGAAATTCTCGGGTACGTGAGGATTCCTCTAGTCTCGGTTGAGCAGCGGTTCGATGAGCGGCACGTGGCGGCGAAGTGGTTGGCGTTAGAGGGCGGACCAAATGGAGCCTACCGTGGGAGGGTACAATTGAGAATGTGCTTGGAGGGAGGGTATCACGTGCTAGATGAGGCGGCGCACGTGTGCAGCGACTTCAGGCCTACGGCGAAGCAGCTGTGGAAGCCGGCCATTGGGATTCTGGAGCTCGGGATTTTGGGCGCTCGCGGATTGCTGCCGATGAAATCCAAGGGCGGAGGGAAGGGGTCCACAGATGCTTATTGTGTTGCCAAGTATGGGAAGAAATGGGTCCGAACCCGGACCGTTACGGACAATTTTGATCCACGGTGGAATGAACAGTACACCTGGCAGGTGTATGATCCGTGCACCGTTCTAACCATCGGAGTATTTGACAACTGGCGGATGTTTGCTGACGCCGGAGAGGAGAAGCCGGATTATCATATTGGGAAAGTTCGGATTCGGATATCCACGTTGGAGGGTAATAAGGTGTACACAAATTCGTACCCGTTAATGGTTTTGTTAAGAACCGGGTTAAAGAAAATGGGTGAAATCGAGGTGGCGGTTCGATTTGCCTGTCCGTCAATGTTTCCGGATACTTGCGCGGCGTATGGGCAACCTTTGCTGCCGAGAATGCACTATCTCAGGCCACTGGCGATAGCTCAGCAGGAGGCATTACGAGCGGCGGCCACTAAATTGGTGGCGGATTGGTTGGGGCGATCGGAGCCGCCGCTCGGGCCAGAGGTGGTTCGGTATATGTTGGATGCGGACTCGCATACATGGAGCATAAGGAAAAGTAAGGCTAATTGGTTTCGGATAGTGGCCGTACTGGCTTGGGCGGTTGGGCTGGCTAAATGGTTGGATGATATCAAAAGATGGAAAAACCCGGTTACGACGATTCTAGTCCACATATTGTACTTAGTGCTAGTGTGGTACCCGGATTTAATCGTGCCGACCGGGTTCTTATACGTGTTTCTTATCGGTGTATGGTATTATCGGTTTAGGCCGAAAATACCGGCGGGCATGGATATCCGGCTTTCCCAGGCCGAGTCGGTCGACCCGGATGAGTTGGACGAGGAATTTGATACGATTCCGAGTTCAAGACCGGCCGAAATTATTAGAATGAGGTATGACCGGTTGAGGCTGCTGGCAGCAAGGGTCCAAACAGTTTTGGGAGATTTTGCAACTCAGGGTGAAAGGGTCCAAGCATTGGTGAGTTGGAGGGACCCCAGGGCCACCAAAATTTTCATAGGAGTGTGCCTTACAATTGCAGCGGTGCTCTACATGGTGCCACCAAAAATGGTGGCAGTGGCCCTTGGATTCTATTTTCTGCGGCATCCCATGTTCAGGGACCCAATGCCACCAGTCAGCTTGAATTTCTTTAGGAGGCTTCCCAGTTTATCTGACAGGTTGCTGTAG
- the LOC113740369 gene encoding uncharacterized protein: protein MANMLGAGGRGAAADRRSPHDVIFEEIVPSSGWTEDKDRHCLIIDLPGFKMDEVKLRVDNYGHLLVSGERQVNGIKHIRFQQSYRVPDNSDIQEATAKFEDEILYMIIPKTATAENESNREKVTVPQTDHIQEESQQKNDLDRDHQVIDDDQDKIDNHQRTEKGSSEDPKKEEDCDGEPEEEFHDARKESVWNESSLLETLRLQLKKNTGIVVTAVLAFSLGVFVCQKFQTNPEN, encoded by the exons ATGGCAAATATGTTAGGAGCAGGCGGCAGAGGAGCTGCTGCTGACAGGAGAAGCCCACATGATGTGATCTTTGAAGAGATTGTGCCTTCCTCCGGTTGGACAGAGGACAAAGATCGCCACTGTCTAATCATTGATCTTCCCG GGTTCAAAATGGATGAGGTGAAGCTTCGAGTTGATAACTACGGGCATTTATTGGTAAGTGGAGAAAGGCAAGTGAATGGGATAAAACACATCCGGTTTCAGCAATCTTATCGAGTTCCAGACAATTCAGACATCCAGGAGGCCACTGCTAAGTTTGAAGATGAAATCCTTTACATGATCATTCCCAAGACAGCTACAGCAGAAAACGAAAGTAACCGCGAGAAAGTCACAGTACCACAAACTGATCATATACAGGAAGAGAGCCAACAGAAGAATGATTTAGACAGAGATCATCAAGTGATTGATGATGATCAAGACAAAATCGACAATCACCAGAGGACTGAGAAGGGATCGAGCGAAGATccgaaaaaagaagaagattgtGATGGAGAGCCAGAAGAAGAATTTCAtgatgcaaggaaagaaagtgtGTGGAATGAGAGCAGCCTGTTGGAAACACTAAGACTGCAGTTGAAGAAGAATACAGGGATAGTTGTCACAGCAGTCTTAGCATTCTCCTTGGGGGTTTTCGTCTGTCAAAAATTCCAGACAAATCCTGAAAATTAA
- the LOC113739449 gene encoding uncharacterized protein, with the protein MGGTEDSGKNECATKTEEDKHEKKEKSKHKDEDEKGAKSEEKAKDKKKDKDKKKKDPEDKKDLSKLKLKLEKLDAKMQALAIKREEIVKLISDAEKAAANPTAEAAAPPPSA; encoded by the coding sequence ATGGGAGGGACTGAGGATTCAGGCAAAAATGAGTGTGCAACCAAAACTGAGGAGGACAAGCATGAAAAGAAGGAGAAATCGAAACACAAGGATGAGGATGAGAAAGGAGCAAAAAGTGAAGAGAAGGCCAAggacaagaagaaagacaaagataagaagaagaaggatCCTGAAGATAAGAAGGATCTGTCGAAATTAAAGCTTAAGCTTGAAAAGCTTGATGCCAAGATGCAGGCTTTAGCAattaaaagagaagaaattgtCAAGCTTATCAGTGATGCTGAGAAAGCTGCAGCAAATCCAACTGCAGAAGCTGCCGCTCCACCTCCATCTGCTTGA